The stretch of DNA CCAATGGAGGAGGCAGGAGAGTCTACCTTGCTACAAGAGATGAAAAGTGGAATAAAGTATGTTTTAGGAAAAAGAGAATTAAGTCTATTAGGGCTGTGCTTTATGGCTGCAGGACTTGGAGTAGGATTTATTAATCCTCTAAACATTTTTCTTGTCACTGAACAATTAGACCTCCCTAAAGAGAACCTACAGTGGCTGCTTATGGTCAATGGAGTCGGAATGATATTGGGCGGTGCTTGCGCCATGATATTTGCCAAAAATGTTCCTCCACAAAGACTGCTTGTGTTTGGAATGCTCGTTAATGGTTTAGGTATTGCTGTGATGGGATTTTCAACAAATCTGTGGATTACCTTAATTGCAGAGTTTTTTAGTGGTCTCATGATGCCGTGCATTCAAATTGGAATCAACACCTTGATCTTACAAAATACAGAAGAAGCCTTTATCGGCCGGGTAAACGGAATTTTAAGTCCATTATTCGCAGGATCAATGGTCATAACAATGAGTCTCGCGGGAGTTCTAAAAGAGCAATTTTCCTTAGTGACAACGTTTGAAATGTCAGCCGTCTTGTTTATTATCGGGGTAGTAGTGATTTTACCGATTTACAACCAGAAAGTGCAGTCAAAGCCTGATATCATTCAATCTACCGATTAAAAGTAAACCCTCTTTGAACCGGCTTCAAAGAGGGTTTTTCCTATTATGCCAACACTTCCGCACCAAGCAAACTCACTACAGTTCCGGCCTTGCCTTCCAAAGCATGAAACGCCTGATCCAATGAAGTGATAATCGTTTTGCGCTCAGGACTTGTTGCCGCAAAATTAATTGCAGCCTCTACCTTTGGCAGCATGCTCCCAGGAGCAAAATGACCTTTTTCTATAAAAGCCTTTAATTCAGCAATACTCACGTCCTCTAATTTCCGCTGGGTTGGTTTGTTAAAATCAATGTACACATTGTCAACCGCAGTTAAAATGATTAACGCATCGGCCTCTACCAGCTCAGCCAATTTTTGCGAAGCAAAATCTTTGTCGATTACCGCTTCAATTCCGATTAACCCGTGTTCTGTTTCTAAAACAGGAATACCGCCGCCGCCAACCGATATCACAATGTTGCCCTCTTCAACAAGTGAATTAATGACCCGATGCTCTAAAATACTCACGGGCATCGGTGAAGGAACCACCCGTCTCCAGCCACGTCCTGCATCTTCTTTAAAACAGGTATTCGTTAACTCCATGATTTCCTTCGCTTCATCTTCCCTATAGAAAGGTCCGATCGGCTTCGTCGGATTGAGAAACGCAGGATCCTGTTTATCCACGGCTACCCTTGTTACAACAGTGACGACATTTTTATCAATTCCGCGCTCCTTCAACACTTTATCCATCGCATTCTGCATCCAGTAGCCAATCATCCCTTGGCTCATTGCACCACATGTATCGAGCGGCATCGCCGGATTTTTCATCGAATCAGCAGCTTTTTGCTGAAGGAGAATATTACCAACCTGTGGACCGTTGCCGTGGGAAATAATAATATCAATTCCATTTTCAATAAAATGAACCAGCTGTCGTGCGGTTTTTTCTAATGCTAATTGCTGCGCTTCTGCGGTTGCGTCCCCTGATTGAATGGCATTCCCGCCTAGCGCAATCACCACTTTTTGCTTTGTCATGATCAAACCCCTCTTCTTTTTGAAAAATGGCCCTTATAAACGATTAACTCATCATGGTGGCAATACTCAAAATCACCATCACAATTACAGAAAGTGACAAAACTAATTTCCACACATGTTTGAGGTAGGTGCTATATGGAACCCTTGCAATCGCAAGTGCACCCATAATTACTGCACTTGTAGGTGTTAATAAATTGACCACCCCTGACGCACTTTGGTACGCCGTAATCACTAAATGTCTGCCAACTCCGGCGAAATCAGCCAACGGAGCCATAATCGGCATCGATAAAGTGGCGAGACCGGAAGTCGATGGCACAAGAAAGGAAAGCGGCAAATAGAACAAGAATGATAGATTGGTGAAAAGGACAGAGCCCATGTTATCCAGCACTCCCTCGCCCCAATGAAGCACGGTCGCAGTCATACCACCAGCATCCATGACAACGGTAATTCCGCGAGAGATGCCAATGATGAGGGCAACGCCTAACAAATCTCTCGCCCCATTCACAAACGTGCTAGTAAACTCAGATTCTTTCATTCTATAAATAAAAGCAATAATGATGGAGGAGGTTAGGAATAACATCGTTAACTC from Bacillus sp. SLBN-46 encodes:
- a CDS encoding MFS transporter, which gives rise to MTNNEVTPASPGNLFRNRVFLAIIMSGLFLQVGIWVRNFAVLLFVMDQTNGDAFAVSMISVAEFAPIFIFSFIGGTFADRWAPKKTMVWCDILSAVSIFVVLFTLVFGTWKVVFFATLVSAILSQFSQPSGMKLFKMHLSENQVQAAMSVYQTVFALFMVLGPIIGTFVFQSFGIDVSIAVTGVAFLLSAGALAFLPKDRPMEEAGESTLLQEMKSGIKYVLGKRELSLLGLCFMAAGLGVGFINPLNIFLVTEQLDLPKENLQWLLMVNGVGMILGGACAMIFAKNVPPQRLLVFGMLVNGLGIAVMGFSTNLWITLIAEFFSGLMMPCIQIGINTLILQNTEEAFIGRVNGILSPLFAGSMVITMSLAGVLKEQFSLVTTFEMSAVLFIIGVVVILPIYNQKVQSKPDIIQSTD
- the arcC gene encoding carbamate kinase, producing the protein MTKQKVVIALGGNAIQSGDATAEAQQLALEKTARQLVHFIENGIDIIISHGNGPQVGNILLQQKAADSMKNPAMPLDTCGAMSQGMIGYWMQNAMDKVLKERGIDKNVVTVVTRVAVDKQDPAFLNPTKPIGPFYREDEAKEIMELTNTCFKEDAGRGWRRVVPSPMPVSILEHRVINSLVEEGNIVISVGGGGIPVLETEHGLIGIEAVIDKDFASQKLAELVEADALIILTAVDNVYIDFNKPTQRKLEDVSIAELKAFIEKGHFAPGSMLPKVEAAINFAATSPERKTIITSLDQAFHALEGKAGTVVSLLGAEVLA